Proteins encoded within one genomic window of Cyanobacteriota bacterium:
- a CDS encoding fructosamine kinase family protein produces MWTAIAQHISAALGKSFQPSSQRSVGGGCINQGYQLADEHHTYFVKLNRAELVSMFESEALGLQQIQATKTIRVPTPVCWGVADGRSYIVLEWLDLGRGSSDAWAAMGQQLAMLHRVSGEQFKGGGYGWDRNNTIGSTPQINTWTADWATFFRDHRLGYQFQLAQRRGG; encoded by the coding sequence ATGTGGACTGCGATCGCCCAGCATATCAGTGCAGCTTTAGGTAAGTCCTTTCAGCCCAGTAGCCAGCGATCCGTTGGTGGAGGTTGCATTAACCAGGGCTACCAGTTAGCCGATGAGCACCATACCTACTTTGTGAAGCTCAATCGTGCAGAGCTAGTCAGCATGTTTGAGTCTGAAGCATTGGGCCTACAACAGATTCAGGCAACCAAAACGATTCGTGTACCCACTCCTGTTTGCTGGGGTGTTGCTGATGGTCGGTCATACATCGTACTAGAGTGGTTAGATTTGGGACGTGGTTCCAGTGATGCTTGGGCAGCTATGGGGCAGCAGTTAGCCATGCTTCATCGGGTTAGTGGCGAGCAGTTTAAGGGTGGTGGTTATGGTTGGGATCGCAACAACACGATCGGATCCACACCTCAGATCAATACTTGGACAGCAGATTGGGCAACTTTCTTTCGCGATCACCGCCTTGGATATCAATTCCAGCTTGCTCAGCGCCGGGGGGGCT